The following coding sequences lie in one Vibrio algicola genomic window:
- a CDS encoding fumarylacetoacetate hydrolase family protein, protein MNNIIVDGKKIKPSKVVCVGRNYAEHIKELNNVMPDEMVVFNKPNSAISATLTSFHQEPLHYEGEICFVIKSKKIHAVGFGLDLTKRQLQSKLKGKQLPWERAKAFNGAAVLSQFVSICNGDWQGLSLELLINGVKVQAGGVNQMLYTPDHIVQEVLSYSKLENGDVIMTGTPSGVGVVHQGDIFTGRIKQYEHVLLEAQWVAE, encoded by the coding sequence ATGAACAATATTATTGTCGATGGAAAGAAAATAAAACCGTCCAAAGTGGTTTGTGTCGGGCGCAATTATGCCGAGCATATCAAAGAGCTTAATAATGTGATGCCAGATGAAATGGTGGTCTTCAATAAGCCTAATTCTGCCATTAGCGCAACCTTAACTTCATTTCATCAAGAGCCGTTGCATTATGAAGGTGAAATCTGCTTTGTGATAAAAAGTAAAAAAATTCATGCGGTTGGATTTGGCTTGGACTTAACCAAGCGCCAATTACAATCAAAGTTGAAAGGGAAACAACTGCCATGGGAAAGAGCAAAAGCATTTAATGGTGCGGCAGTACTCAGTCAGTTTGTTTCGATCTGTAATGGAGATTGGCAAGGCTTATCTTTAGAGTTATTAATTAATGGCGTTAAGGTACAAGCCGGTGGCGTGAATCAAATGCTCTATACTCCGGATCATATTGTGCAAGAAGTATTAAGCTACAGTAAGCTTGAAAATGGCGATGTGATCATGACGGGTACGCCAAGTGGTGTAGGGGTAGTACATCAAGGTGATATTTTCACTGGCCGTATTAAGCAATATGAACATGTGCTTTTAGAGGCGCAATGGGTTGCGGAATAA
- a CDS encoding helix-turn-helix transcriptional regulator: MLEKFSCNHIVLVSKNESLFPILNEVFQRLSPRPDKFYYEKNFNFLDKKQHHNKLVIIDFNTIKIPTNFSPTGTRQSYKCLAINTKLTFDLAKRFLTLGYVGVIDQPMLMEQLPKAVRSILNGEYWYSRIVLCSVIKPENHKEMDLDDVLNKLSQEYDLTLKETNTCKFMLEGLTNSQIAEENHVSINTIKTHSLNVFNKLQIHSRKELINFVTDKFENNISPENHPLNQIKSPV, encoded by the coding sequence ATGTTGGAAAAATTCAGTTGCAATCATATAGTTTTAGTGAGTAAAAATGAAAGTTTATTCCCTATTTTAAATGAGGTTTTCCAGCGACTGTCTCCAAGACCAGATAAATTTTATTACGAAAAAAACTTTAATTTTTTAGATAAAAAACAACATCATAATAAGTTGGTTATTATAGATTTTAATACAATTAAAATTCCGACAAATTTCTCTCCTACAGGTACGAGACAAAGCTACAAGTGTCTTGCTATCAATACTAAGCTGACTTTTGACTTAGCTAAGCGCTTTCTAACCCTAGGTTATGTTGGTGTGATAGACCAACCAATGCTTATGGAGCAACTCCCTAAAGCTGTCCGTTCAATTCTAAATGGCGAGTATTGGTATTCTCGCATTGTACTTTGTTCTGTGATTAAACCTGAAAATCATAAAGAAATGGATTTAGATGATGTACTTAATAAATTATCTCAAGAATACGATTTAACATTAAAAGAAACTAATACTTGTAAGTTTATGCTGGAAGGATTGACTAATAGTCAGATAGCGGAAGAAAATCATGTCAGTATTAATACTATAAAAACGCATAGTTTAAATGTTTTCAACAAACTGCAAATACATTCAAGAAAAGAGTTAATAAACTTTGTAACTGATAAATTTGAGAATAACATCTCACCTGAAAATCACCCGCTCAATCAGATTAAATCACCCGTTTAG
- a CDS encoding fimbrial biogenesis chaperone yields MKQILMLIVCILVSSNSYAFRVEPFLQAMEPLGKKASATFKVINDSDKPLPIETEILRAHVNEQGKEVTQPDDSFFLIPPQTMIPPQSSQVFRLKYIGEPILSQTEAYRLVFKQLSLDENQGKSGVQLLFHFNVLLLVSPKDAKSNLITNIADHKDKKSIDVKLKNEGNKYVDLSKLNMNVVGSEGENTLKWFQYSPITGFQILLPQRERQFVIESGDIPNVGTVKTVDFSE; encoded by the coding sequence ATGAAGCAGATTTTGATGCTTATTGTTTGTATTTTAGTATCAAGTAATAGCTATGCTTTTCGGGTTGAGCCTTTTTTACAAGCAATGGAACCGCTAGGAAAAAAAGCATCAGCGACGTTTAAAGTGATCAATGATTCAGATAAACCTCTTCCTATAGAGACGGAGATATTACGTGCTCATGTGAATGAACAGGGCAAGGAAGTCACACAACCTGATGATAGTTTTTTTCTTATACCTCCCCAAACAATGATACCGCCTCAATCGTCACAAGTTTTTCGACTCAAATATATCGGTGAGCCTATTCTTTCTCAAACCGAAGCTTATCGTTTGGTTTTTAAGCAATTATCCCTTGATGAAAATCAGGGGAAATCAGGCGTTCAACTTCTTTTTCATTTCAATGTTTTACTTTTAGTCTCACCTAAAGACGCTAAATCGAATTTAATTACCAATATAGCGGATCACAAAGATAAAAAATCAATTGATGTTAAATTGAAAAATGAAGGTAATAAGTATGTTGACCTCTCTAAATTAAATATGAACGTTGTAGGAAGCGAAGGGGAAAATACCCTTAAATGGTTCCAATATTCACCTATCACTGGTTTTCAAATATTATTACCTCAACGTGAGAGGCAGTTTGTTATTGAATCTGGGGATATCCCGAATGTAGGGACCGTTAAGACTGTCGATTTTAGTGAATAA
- a CDS encoding C2 domain-containing protein codes for MHNVLKIFVVILFSTMSMKSLAQCEVNWSITESPVGVILHQGKYVLPVKVVVNSTNESCTTYLALNAKKTIVFRSGRDAFKAKILDNQMNRIPIWNEKFLLPLKDNEAHVYLVLRSPFELMPGNYSTFFDFLIFDAKKKIVNTSSVSSQSVSFSVEPVASVQVRGKRQTNHYGNYEIDFGNLYKGNTQKVMLLFNSNTLTQVSIESKNGALVNARNNEYRIHYEVMLDVRQKFKFQPSKSNKTAVFERVSGKGKKLVKMQMRILDDTKSALAGQYQDNLILTIGPQL; via the coding sequence ATGCATAATGTATTAAAAATTTTTGTTGTTATATTATTTTCTACTATGAGTATGAAAAGCTTGGCTCAATGTGAGGTTAATTGGAGTATTACCGAATCTCCTGTTGGAGTGATATTGCATCAAGGTAAATATGTTTTACCTGTCAAGGTTGTGGTGAATAGCACAAACGAAAGTTGTACGACTTACTTAGCTTTAAATGCTAAAAAAACAATTGTTTTCCGGTCTGGTCGAGATGCTTTTAAAGCTAAAATTCTAGATAATCAGATGAATAGGATACCTATTTGGAATGAAAAGTTCCTATTACCGTTAAAAGATAATGAAGCACATGTCTACCTTGTTCTTCGTTCACCATTTGAATTAATGCCAGGAAACTATTCTACATTCTTTGATTTTTTAATTTTTGATGCAAAAAAGAAAATAGTTAATACCTCTAGCGTATCATCTCAAAGTGTCAGTTTTTCAGTTGAACCAGTTGCATCCGTACAAGTAAGAGGGAAAAGGCAAACCAATCATTATGGTAACTATGAAATTGATTTTGGTAATCTGTATAAAGGAAACACACAAAAAGTAATGCTATTATTTAACAGTAATACATTAACTCAAGTTTCTATTGAATCAAAGAACGGAGCATTAGTTAATGCCAGAAATAATGAATACCGCATTCATTATGAAGTGATGCTTGATGTGCGACAAAAATTTAAGTTTCAGCCGTCAAAATCAAATAAAACAGCAGTGTTTGAAAGGGTATCAGGGAAAGGCAAGAAGCTGGTTAAAATGCAAATGCGAATTTTAGATGACACTAAATCTGCACTTGCAGGTCAATATCAAGATAATTTAATTTTGACGATTGGACCTCAACTTTAA
- a CDS encoding PhnA domain-containing protein: MSTESTLLARCDSKCELCSSTSDLAPFVVAPHTYITVDHATILCGTCRAQVESPESMDVNHWRCLNDSMWSQVPQVQVLAWRQLTNLSRQGETWANELLDMMYIEEETKNWAEIGMDEDEEKARDINGVVLQKGDDVTVTKDLPVKGSSTIIKQGTVVRNISLDADPRLISGKANGQSMYLIAEYCRKK; the protein is encoded by the coding sequence ATGTCAACTGAATCGACTTTACTCGCTCGTTGCGACTCAAAATGTGAGCTTTGCTCTTCTACTTCTGATCTTGCTCCTTTTGTTGTAGCGCCTCACACATACATCACTGTCGATCACGCTACCATTCTTTGTGGTACTTGCCGCGCACAGGTTGAGTCACCAGAAAGCATGGATGTTAACCACTGGCGCTGCTTAAATGACAGTATGTGGAGTCAGGTACCTCAAGTGCAAGTTCTGGCTTGGCGTCAACTGACCAACCTATCTCGTCAAGGTGAAACTTGGGCTAACGAGTTGCTTGATATGATGTATATCGAAGAAGAAACCAAAAACTGGGCAGAAATCGGCATGGATGAAGACGAAGAAAAAGCGCGCGATATCAATGGCGTTGTTCTTCAAAAAGGTGATGATGTGACTGTTACTAAAGATTTACCGGTTAAAGGATCTTCAACTATTATCAAACAAGGTACTGTCGTTCGTAACATTAGCCTAGACGCTGATCCGCGTTTGATTTCAGGTAAAGCAAACGGTCAATCTATGTACTTAATTGCTGAGTACTGCCGTAAGAAGTAA
- a CDS encoding YtxH domain-containing protein, with the protein MTKLIFGIILIAMGVGLGIKYQDPIMDMLNLRQAEEIQDGYEDAKDSLQSGMSSLSDTVSQLAQ; encoded by the coding sequence ATGACCAAGCTAATATTTGGAATTATTTTGATTGCGATGGGGGTTGGTCTTGGTATTAAATATCAAGATCCAATCATGGATATGCTGAATTTAAGACAAGCAGAAGAAATTCAAGATGGCTATGAAGATGCCAAAGATAGCTTACAGTCAGGTATGAGTTCATTGTCGGATACGGTGAGCCAATTAGCTCAATAA
- a CDS encoding IS3 family transposase (programmed frameshift), which produces MKKSRYTDSQILSILKQAEAGTPVPELCREHGMSNASFYKWRAKYGGMDASLMARLKELEDENRRLKKMYAEERLKAEVIQDAMFKKVVKPCERRVMAQSSVAKHLVSIKKACEWFHVSETCYRYQPKLSAKNDLIADWLISLTSTQSDWGFGLCFDYLRNVKGYRWNHKRVYRIYCELALNLRIKPRRRLKRNKPEPLKEPLRSDQVWSIDFMHDQLSDGRNYRLFNVIDDYRREGLAIEAGFSLPALRVIRTLDQLLEWRLKPIAIRCDNGPEFISHEFTNWAKQHGIRIDYIQPGNPQQNAYIERHNRTIRYSWVSKHIFESLEDVQDYATNWLWFYNNERPHKANGGRPPLMVA; this is translated from the exons ATGAAAAAATCACGATACACGGACAGTCAGATCCTCTCCATACTAAAACAAGCTGAAGCAGGCACTCCTGTGCCTGAGCTTTGTCGTGAGCATGGAATGAGTAACGCTTCTTTTTATAAATGGCGTGCAAAATATGGTGGTATGGATGCCTCGTTAATGGCTCGATTAAAAGAGCTTGAAGATGAAAATCGTCGACTCAAAAAAATGTATGCTGAAGAACGGCTAAAAGCTGAAGTTATTCAAGATGCTATGT TCAAAAAAGTGGTGAAGCCCTGTGAGCGTCGTGTTATGGCTCAGAGTTCGGTGGCGAAACATTTAGTCAGTATTAAAAAAGCATGCGAATGGTTTCACGTAAGTGAAACCTGTTATCGATATCAGCCTAAACTGAGTGCTAAAAATGATTTAATTGCTGATTGGTTAATCTCACTCACATCAACTCAAAGTGATTGGGGGTTTGGCTTGTGCTTTGACTATTTACGTAATGTAAAAGGCTATCGTTGGAATCATAAACGCGTTTATCGTATTTACTGTGAGTTAGCCTTAAATCTTCGTATTAAGCCGCGTCGAAGATTAAAACGTAATAAACCAGAACCATTAAAGGAACCGCTCCGGTCTGATCAAGTTTGGTCTATAGATTTTATGCATGATCAGTTATCGGACGGCCGAAATTACCGTTTATTTAATGTGATTGATGACTATCGTCGAGAAGGTTTAGCAATTGAAGCAGGATTTTCTTTACCTGCTTTACGAGTTATTCGCACGTTGGATCAACTTCTAGAATGGCGCCTAAAACCAATCGCTATCCGATGTGATAATGGGCCTGAATTCATTAGTCATGAATTTACTAACTGGGCAAAACAACATGGAATCCGGATTGATTACATTCAACCGGGGAATCCACAACAAAATGCTTATATTGAAAGGCATAACCGAACCATTCGATACAGTTGGGTGAGTAAGCACATTTTCGAGTCATTGGAAGATGTCCAAGACTATGCAACCAATTGGCTTTGGTTTTATAATAATGAACGGCCTCATAAAGCCAATGGTGGTAGACCACCATTGATGGTCGCTTAA
- a CDS encoding VOC family protein, producing MCSGDIAVLQDPQGAVFSVLNTVSGDPVTLPKQSGNWMWQEVWTQDVAQSQAFYQQLGQYKSGEKTLAKNSYQYLTINNKPAFGFVKKPNADVSTTWVNYIRVDNVKTTIEKVKQNGGVVLMAPTKAVRNGTVAIIRDPAGAGFVIQESKK from the coding sequence GTGTGTAGTGGTGATATTGCCGTATTGCAAGATCCTCAAGGGGCCGTATTCTCTGTTCTCAATACCGTATCAGGCGACCCAGTTACACTGCCGAAACAATCAGGTAATTGGATGTGGCAAGAAGTGTGGACCCAAGATGTCGCGCAAAGCCAAGCGTTTTATCAGCAACTTGGGCAGTATAAAAGCGGTGAAAAAACACTGGCGAAAAATAGTTATCAGTATTTAACGATTAACAACAAACCTGCTTTTGGTTTTGTTAAAAAGCCTAACGCTGATGTCAGTACCACTTGGGTTAACTACATAAGAGTCGATAATGTAAAAACGACGATTGAGAAAGTAAAACAAAATGGCGGCGTGGTATTAATGGCCCCAACGAAAGCCGTTCGCAATGGTACTGTTGCCATCATCCGTGATCCTGCTGGCGCAGGCTTTGTCATACAGGAGAGCAAAAAATGA
- a CDS encoding c-type cytochrome has translation MFKQLWLVSLGLLGFGVIPATAQADEQYDTGQKKAAVCMTCHGKAGVSDIAIYPNLQGQKFEYLVTTLKAYKRRQRTGGLALVMYEQADSLTEQDMKDISYFFSKVTSQSISEPTQSKPEPSAQ, from the coding sequence ATGTTTAAACAATTATGGTTAGTCAGTTTAGGGTTATTGGGTTTCGGAGTTATCCCAGCGACAGCTCAAGCGGATGAGCAATATGATACCGGCCAGAAAAAAGCCGCGGTTTGTATGACTTGTCACGGTAAAGCGGGGGTCTCAGATATCGCTATTTATCCTAACCTGCAAGGGCAGAAATTTGAGTATTTAGTCACCACACTTAAAGCTTATAAACGACGTCAACGAACAGGGGGGCTTGCGTTAGTGATGTATGAACAAGCCGATAGCCTGACCGAGCAAGACATGAAAGACATTAGTTATTTCTTTTCCAAAGTCACTTCTCAATCCATATCAGAACCAACTCAATCCAAACCTGAACCTAGCGCACAATAG